In Acanthochromis polyacanthus isolate Apoly-LR-REF ecotype Palm Island chromosome 18, KAUST_Apoly_ChrSc, whole genome shotgun sequence, the following proteins share a genomic window:
- the sema4d gene encoding semaphorin-4D isoform X5 — protein MNQFSLADAMTDKGNFTVPKLSESNMGFGVLGVFLGLLLEVSTHGPHAVPRTSWRHQDLDLMEFSEPGVFNYSTLLLSEERDALYVGAREAIFQLSKKNVTVKNNKVLWTVADKPMSMCTTKGKSKERDCLNYIRVLQVVDDERLYVCGTHAFQPQCDYLNLGSFSLDGRHEDGRGKCSFDPSQSFTTVMVDGELYSGTAYNFLGSEPIISRYSPSQSLLRTEYSTSWLNEPSFVFADVIREGKNRADGEDDKIYYFFTEVSVEYEFFGKLLIPRVARVCKGDLGGQRTLQKKWTSFLKAKLVCSMPELNFVFNVVHDVFILKGTDWRDTVIYGVFTSQWGNVGLSAVCAYNMTAVEEVFSKGKYMQKATVEQSHTKWVRYNGVTPSPRPGACINNLMRQQNISSSLHLPDKTLQFVKDHPLLEDPVLPIGNGPRLITKDVNYTQIVVERVRALDKNIYDVIFTGTDKGVLHKSVVFEGEVHIVEEIQLLKNSEPIKNLLLSSETRSLYAGSDSGVVQSPTAFCGRYSSCDDCVLARDPYCAWDPHTAACVNIFDIPSQKLRRLIQSLNGDADVCPSVSGLSQKDYQRVTVKPGSSAELPCLVHSNLAQVMWKSNGSVLTEASRFHLIAENGLLIYSVAPEDQGYYECWSVEWASAAGKNFSRLLAGYILSLDLPPRPPQQAGQPTTTTLGSQETPGTHADAEASSVDTSSSLLSSGSSTPPVLPSSSSSSSWSSSSTKPHNVEAREAEVRLLPPLLKDQAWGVHAQEAFLLFCLALGKL, from the exons AGGAAACTTCACCGTTCCGAAGTTATCAGAGTCTAACATGGGATTTGGCGTACTGGGAGTGTTTCTGGGGCTGCTGCTGGAGGTCTCCACCCATGGACCCCACGCTGTGCCTCGAACATCCTGGAGGCACCAAG ATTTAGATCTGATGGAGTTTTCAGAGCCGGGCGTCTTCAACTACTCCACGTTACTGCTGAGTGAGGAAAGAGACGCTCTGTATGTGGGAGCAAGAGAGGCCATCTTTCAGCTCAGCAAGAAGAATGTGACAGTCAAAAACAACAAG GTTCTGTGGACGGTTGCAGACAAACCCATGAGTATGTGCACAACCAAAGGAAAATCAAAAGAG AGGGATTGTTTAAACTACATTCGAGTGCTCCAAGTTGTGGACGATGAGCGGCTGTATGTCTGCGGCACACACGCTTTTCAGCCGCAGTGCGATTACTTG AACCTCGGCAGCTTCTCACTGGACGGTCGACATGAAGACGGCCGAGGGAAGTGCTCCTTCGACCCCTCGCAAAGCTTTACTACTGTCATGGTTG ATGGAGAGCTGTACTCAGGGACGGCTTATAACTTCTTAGGAAGTGAACCGATTATTTCCAGATACTCTCCATCCCAGTCCCTGCTGAGGACAGAGTATTCCACGTCATGGCTCAATG AAcccagttttgtttttgccgACGTGATCAGAGAAGGGAAAAACAGAGCAGATGGCGAGGACGACAAAATCTACTACTTCTTCACTGAGGTGTCAGTGGAGTACGAATTCTTTGGCAAGCTGCTCATCCCCAGGGTGGCGCGCGTCTGTAAG GGTGACCTCGGGGGGCAGCGCACTCTGCAGAAGAAATGGACATCCTTTCTGAAAGCCAAGCTGGTGTGCTCCATGCCGGAGCTCAACTTTGTTTTCAACGTAGTGCATGATGTCTTCATTCTGAAGGGGACGGATTGGAGAGACACGGTCATCTATGGCGTCTTCACTTCTCAGTG GGGTAATGTGGGTTTGTCAGCCGTCTGCGCCTACAACATGACGGCAGTGGAAGAGGTCTTCTCCAAGGGAAAGTACATGCAGAAGGCCACAGTGGAGCAGTCCCACACCAAGTGGGTGCGGTACAACGGCGTCACTCCCTCTCCACGTCCTGGAGCG TGTATCAACAACCTGATGCGACAGCAGAACATCAGCAGCTCGCTCCACTTGCCGGATAAAACCCTTCAGTTTGTGAAGGACCACCCCCTGCTGGAGGATCCCGTCCTGCCCATCGGCAACGGGCCTCGGCTCATCACCAAAGACGTCAATTACACTCAGATTGTCGTGGAAAGAGTCAGAGCGCTCGACAAGAACATTTATGACGTCATCTTCACTGGAACAG ATAAAGGAGTCTTGCACAAGTCAGTGGTGTTTGAAGGAGAAGTTCACATTGTGGAGGAGATCCAACTCCTGAAGAACTCTGAGCCCATCAAAAACTTGCTGCTGTCGTCAGAG ACGCGTTCCCTGTACGCCGGGTCAGACTCGGGTGTGGTCCAGTCCCCTACAGCTTTCTGCGGCAGGTATTCGTCCTGCGATGACTGCGTCTTGGCACGAGACCCGTACTGCGCCTGGGACCCTCACACCGCTGCCTGTGTCAACATCTTTGATATTCCCAGCCAAAAGCTTAG gaggcTAATCCAGAGCCTGAATGGTGACGCAGACGTCTGTCCTTCAG TGTCAGGTCTCTCCCAGAAGGACTACCAGCGTGTGACGGTGAAACCAGGAAGCTCTGCTGAGCTGCCGTGCCTGGTACACTCCAACCTCGCCCAGGTGATGTGGAAATCCAACGGCTCGGTTCTCACCGAGGCGTCTCGCTTCCACCTCATCGCCGAAAACGGGCTCCTCATTTACAGCGTGGCCCCAGAGGATCAAGGCTACTACGAGTGCTGGTCTGTGGAATGGGCCTCTGCTGCCGGGAAGAACTTCAGCCGTCTGCTGGCTGGATACATTCTCAGTCTGGATCTTCCTCCCAGACCCCCACAGCAGGCAGGCcagcccaccaccaccaccctcgGCAGTCAGGAGACGCCCGGTACTCATGCAGATGCAGAAG CCTCCTCTGTCGACACTTCATCCTCCCTGCTCTCCTCTGGAAGTAGCACTCCCCCTgtcctcccttcctcctcttcttcttcttcatggtcctcctcctccaccaagCCCCACAATGTGGAGGCTCGGGAGGCAGAGGTGAGACTGTTGCCTCCCCTGCTGAAGGACCAGGCCTGGGGGGTTCATGCCCAGGAGGCCTTCCTGCTCTTCTGCCTCGCCCTGG GAAAGCTGTGA
- the sema4d gene encoding semaphorin-4D isoform X4, whose amino-acid sequence MNQFSLADAMTDKGNFTVPKLSESNMGFGVLGVFLGLLLEVSTHGPHAVPRTSWRHQDLDLMEFSEPGVFNYSTLLLSEERDALYVGAREAIFQLSKKNVTVKNNKVLWTVADKPMSMCTTKGKSKERDCLNYIRVLQVVDDERLYVCGTHAFQPQCDYLNLGSFSLDGRHEDGRGKCSFDPSQSFTTVMVDGELYSGTAYNFLGSEPIISRYSPSQSLLRTEYSTSWLNEPSFVFADVIREGKNRADGEDDKIYYFFTEVSVEYEFFGKLLIPRVARVCKGDLGGQRTLQKKWTSFLKAKLVCSMPELNFVFNVVHDVFILKGTDWRDTVIYGVFTSQWGNVGLSAVCAYNMTAVEEVFSKGKYMQKATVEQSHTKWVRYNGVTPSPRPGACINNLMRQQNISSSLHLPDKTLQFVKDHPLLEDPVLPIGNGPRLITKDVNYTQIVVERVRALDKNIYDVIFTGTDKGVLHKSVVFEGEVHIVEEIQLLKNSEPIKNLLLSSETRSLYAGSDSGVVQSPTAFCGRYSSCDDCVLARDPYCAWDPHTAACVNIFDIPSQKLRRLIQSLNGDADVCPSVSGLSQKDYQRVTVKPGSSAELPCLVHSNLAQVMWKSNGSVLTEASRFHLIAENGLLIYSVAPEDQGYYECWSVEWASAAGKNFSRLLAGYILSLDLPPRPPQQAGQPTTTTLGSQETPGTHADAEGPSDVHIHWLINGHSLDTPIMEYRRPLGQRTVLVSSWLREGPLIKDARYHCVAEASTGNDMSEIDLRLTIGDEENIPSRDLNQWRGALTEHEQLLKRWEKAWESCDGHRAL is encoded by the exons AGGAAACTTCACCGTTCCGAAGTTATCAGAGTCTAACATGGGATTTGGCGTACTGGGAGTGTTTCTGGGGCTGCTGCTGGAGGTCTCCACCCATGGACCCCACGCTGTGCCTCGAACATCCTGGAGGCACCAAG ATTTAGATCTGATGGAGTTTTCAGAGCCGGGCGTCTTCAACTACTCCACGTTACTGCTGAGTGAGGAAAGAGACGCTCTGTATGTGGGAGCAAGAGAGGCCATCTTTCAGCTCAGCAAGAAGAATGTGACAGTCAAAAACAACAAG GTTCTGTGGACGGTTGCAGACAAACCCATGAGTATGTGCACAACCAAAGGAAAATCAAAAGAG AGGGATTGTTTAAACTACATTCGAGTGCTCCAAGTTGTGGACGATGAGCGGCTGTATGTCTGCGGCACACACGCTTTTCAGCCGCAGTGCGATTACTTG AACCTCGGCAGCTTCTCACTGGACGGTCGACATGAAGACGGCCGAGGGAAGTGCTCCTTCGACCCCTCGCAAAGCTTTACTACTGTCATGGTTG ATGGAGAGCTGTACTCAGGGACGGCTTATAACTTCTTAGGAAGTGAACCGATTATTTCCAGATACTCTCCATCCCAGTCCCTGCTGAGGACAGAGTATTCCACGTCATGGCTCAATG AAcccagttttgtttttgccgACGTGATCAGAGAAGGGAAAAACAGAGCAGATGGCGAGGACGACAAAATCTACTACTTCTTCACTGAGGTGTCAGTGGAGTACGAATTCTTTGGCAAGCTGCTCATCCCCAGGGTGGCGCGCGTCTGTAAG GGTGACCTCGGGGGGCAGCGCACTCTGCAGAAGAAATGGACATCCTTTCTGAAAGCCAAGCTGGTGTGCTCCATGCCGGAGCTCAACTTTGTTTTCAACGTAGTGCATGATGTCTTCATTCTGAAGGGGACGGATTGGAGAGACACGGTCATCTATGGCGTCTTCACTTCTCAGTG GGGTAATGTGGGTTTGTCAGCCGTCTGCGCCTACAACATGACGGCAGTGGAAGAGGTCTTCTCCAAGGGAAAGTACATGCAGAAGGCCACAGTGGAGCAGTCCCACACCAAGTGGGTGCGGTACAACGGCGTCACTCCCTCTCCACGTCCTGGAGCG TGTATCAACAACCTGATGCGACAGCAGAACATCAGCAGCTCGCTCCACTTGCCGGATAAAACCCTTCAGTTTGTGAAGGACCACCCCCTGCTGGAGGATCCCGTCCTGCCCATCGGCAACGGGCCTCGGCTCATCACCAAAGACGTCAATTACACTCAGATTGTCGTGGAAAGAGTCAGAGCGCTCGACAAGAACATTTATGACGTCATCTTCACTGGAACAG ATAAAGGAGTCTTGCACAAGTCAGTGGTGTTTGAAGGAGAAGTTCACATTGTGGAGGAGATCCAACTCCTGAAGAACTCTGAGCCCATCAAAAACTTGCTGCTGTCGTCAGAG ACGCGTTCCCTGTACGCCGGGTCAGACTCGGGTGTGGTCCAGTCCCCTACAGCTTTCTGCGGCAGGTATTCGTCCTGCGATGACTGCGTCTTGGCACGAGACCCGTACTGCGCCTGGGACCCTCACACCGCTGCCTGTGTCAACATCTTTGATATTCCCAGCCAAAAGCTTAG gaggcTAATCCAGAGCCTGAATGGTGACGCAGACGTCTGTCCTTCAG TGTCAGGTCTCTCCCAGAAGGACTACCAGCGTGTGACGGTGAAACCAGGAAGCTCTGCTGAGCTGCCGTGCCTGGTACACTCCAACCTCGCCCAGGTGATGTGGAAATCCAACGGCTCGGTTCTCACCGAGGCGTCTCGCTTCCACCTCATCGCCGAAAACGGGCTCCTCATTTACAGCGTGGCCCCAGAGGATCAAGGCTACTACGAGTGCTGGTCTGTGGAATGGGCCTCTGCTGCCGGGAAGAACTTCAGCCGTCTGCTGGCTGGATACATTCTCAGTCTGGATCTTCCTCCCAGACCCCCACAGCAGGCAGGCcagcccaccaccaccaccctcgGCAGTCAGGAGACGCCCGGTACTCATGCAGATGCAGAAG GTCCCAGTGACGTCCACATTCACTGGCTAATAAATGGGCACAGTCTGGACACCCCCATAATGGAATACCGCCggccactgggtcagaggacgGTACTGGTGAGCAGCTGGCTCCGAGAGGGGCCGCTGATCAAGGATGCCCGATACCACTGTGTTGCTGAAGCCAGCACAGGAAATGACATGTCTGAGATCGACCTCCGCCTCACTATTGGAG ATGAGGAGAACATTCCATCCAGGGATTTGAACCAGTGGAGGGGTGCACTCACAGAGCACGAGCAACTGCTGAAAAGATGGGAGAAGGCCTGG GAAAGCTGTGATGGCCACAGAGCTTTGTGA
- the sema4d gene encoding semaphorin-4D isoform X2, whose protein sequence is MNQFSLADAMTDKGNFTVPKLSESNMGFGVLGVFLGLLLEVSTHGPHAVPRTSWRHQDLDLMEFSEPGVFNYSTLLLSEERDALYVGAREAIFQLSKKNVTVKNNKVLWTVADKPMSMCTTKGKSKERDCLNYIRVLQVVDDERLYVCGTHAFQPQCDYLNLGSFSLDGRHEDGRGKCSFDPSQSFTTVMVDGELYSGTAYNFLGSEPIISRYSPSQSLLRTEYSTSWLNEPSFVFADVIREGKNRADGEDDKIYYFFTEVSVEYEFFGKLLIPRVARVCKGDLGGQRTLQKKWTSFLKAKLVCSMPELNFVFNVVHDVFILKGTDWRDTVIYGVFTSQWGNVGLSAVCAYNMTAVEEVFSKGKYMQKATVEQSHTKWVRYNGVTPSPRPGACINNLMRQQNISSSLHLPDKTLQFVKDHPLLEDPVLPIGNGPRLITKDVNYTQIVVERVRALDKNIYDVIFTGTDKGVLHKSVVFEGEVHIVEEIQLLKNSEPIKNLLLSSETRSLYAGSDSGVVQSPTAFCGRYSSCDDCVLARDPYCAWDPHTAACVNIFDIPSQKLRRLIQSLNGDADVCPSVSGLSQKDYQRVTVKPGSSAELPCLVHSNLAQVMWKSNGSVLTEASRFHLIAENGLLIYSVAPEDQGYYECWSVEWASAAGKNFSRLLAGYILSLDLPPRPPQQAGQPTTTTLGSQETPGTHADAEASSVDTSSSLLSSGSSTPPVLPSSSSSSSWSSSSTKPHNVEAREAEVRLLPPLLKDQAWGVHAQEAFLLFCLALGPSDVHIHWLINGHSLDTPIMEYRRPLGQRTVLVSSWLREGPLIKDARYHCVAEASTGNDMSEIDLRLTIGDEENIPSRDLNQWRGALTEHEQLLKRWEKAWESCDGHRAL, encoded by the exons AGGAAACTTCACCGTTCCGAAGTTATCAGAGTCTAACATGGGATTTGGCGTACTGGGAGTGTTTCTGGGGCTGCTGCTGGAGGTCTCCACCCATGGACCCCACGCTGTGCCTCGAACATCCTGGAGGCACCAAG ATTTAGATCTGATGGAGTTTTCAGAGCCGGGCGTCTTCAACTACTCCACGTTACTGCTGAGTGAGGAAAGAGACGCTCTGTATGTGGGAGCAAGAGAGGCCATCTTTCAGCTCAGCAAGAAGAATGTGACAGTCAAAAACAACAAG GTTCTGTGGACGGTTGCAGACAAACCCATGAGTATGTGCACAACCAAAGGAAAATCAAAAGAG AGGGATTGTTTAAACTACATTCGAGTGCTCCAAGTTGTGGACGATGAGCGGCTGTATGTCTGCGGCACACACGCTTTTCAGCCGCAGTGCGATTACTTG AACCTCGGCAGCTTCTCACTGGACGGTCGACATGAAGACGGCCGAGGGAAGTGCTCCTTCGACCCCTCGCAAAGCTTTACTACTGTCATGGTTG ATGGAGAGCTGTACTCAGGGACGGCTTATAACTTCTTAGGAAGTGAACCGATTATTTCCAGATACTCTCCATCCCAGTCCCTGCTGAGGACAGAGTATTCCACGTCATGGCTCAATG AAcccagttttgtttttgccgACGTGATCAGAGAAGGGAAAAACAGAGCAGATGGCGAGGACGACAAAATCTACTACTTCTTCACTGAGGTGTCAGTGGAGTACGAATTCTTTGGCAAGCTGCTCATCCCCAGGGTGGCGCGCGTCTGTAAG GGTGACCTCGGGGGGCAGCGCACTCTGCAGAAGAAATGGACATCCTTTCTGAAAGCCAAGCTGGTGTGCTCCATGCCGGAGCTCAACTTTGTTTTCAACGTAGTGCATGATGTCTTCATTCTGAAGGGGACGGATTGGAGAGACACGGTCATCTATGGCGTCTTCACTTCTCAGTG GGGTAATGTGGGTTTGTCAGCCGTCTGCGCCTACAACATGACGGCAGTGGAAGAGGTCTTCTCCAAGGGAAAGTACATGCAGAAGGCCACAGTGGAGCAGTCCCACACCAAGTGGGTGCGGTACAACGGCGTCACTCCCTCTCCACGTCCTGGAGCG TGTATCAACAACCTGATGCGACAGCAGAACATCAGCAGCTCGCTCCACTTGCCGGATAAAACCCTTCAGTTTGTGAAGGACCACCCCCTGCTGGAGGATCCCGTCCTGCCCATCGGCAACGGGCCTCGGCTCATCACCAAAGACGTCAATTACACTCAGATTGTCGTGGAAAGAGTCAGAGCGCTCGACAAGAACATTTATGACGTCATCTTCACTGGAACAG ATAAAGGAGTCTTGCACAAGTCAGTGGTGTTTGAAGGAGAAGTTCACATTGTGGAGGAGATCCAACTCCTGAAGAACTCTGAGCCCATCAAAAACTTGCTGCTGTCGTCAGAG ACGCGTTCCCTGTACGCCGGGTCAGACTCGGGTGTGGTCCAGTCCCCTACAGCTTTCTGCGGCAGGTATTCGTCCTGCGATGACTGCGTCTTGGCACGAGACCCGTACTGCGCCTGGGACCCTCACACCGCTGCCTGTGTCAACATCTTTGATATTCCCAGCCAAAAGCTTAG gaggcTAATCCAGAGCCTGAATGGTGACGCAGACGTCTGTCCTTCAG TGTCAGGTCTCTCCCAGAAGGACTACCAGCGTGTGACGGTGAAACCAGGAAGCTCTGCTGAGCTGCCGTGCCTGGTACACTCCAACCTCGCCCAGGTGATGTGGAAATCCAACGGCTCGGTTCTCACCGAGGCGTCTCGCTTCCACCTCATCGCCGAAAACGGGCTCCTCATTTACAGCGTGGCCCCAGAGGATCAAGGCTACTACGAGTGCTGGTCTGTGGAATGGGCCTCTGCTGCCGGGAAGAACTTCAGCCGTCTGCTGGCTGGATACATTCTCAGTCTGGATCTTCCTCCCAGACCCCCACAGCAGGCAGGCcagcccaccaccaccaccctcgGCAGTCAGGAGACGCCCGGTACTCATGCAGATGCAGAAG CCTCCTCTGTCGACACTTCATCCTCCCTGCTCTCCTCTGGAAGTAGCACTCCCCCTgtcctcccttcctcctcttcttcttcttcatggtcctcctcctccaccaagCCCCACAATGTGGAGGCTCGGGAGGCAGAGGTGAGACTGTTGCCTCCCCTGCTGAAGGACCAGGCCTGGGGGGTTCATGCCCAGGAGGCCTTCCTGCTCTTCTGCCTCGCCCTGG GTCCCAGTGACGTCCACATTCACTGGCTAATAAATGGGCACAGTCTGGACACCCCCATAATGGAATACCGCCggccactgggtcagaggacgGTACTGGTGAGCAGCTGGCTCCGAGAGGGGCCGCTGATCAAGGATGCCCGATACCACTGTGTTGCTGAAGCCAGCACAGGAAATGACATGTCTGAGATCGACCTCCGCCTCACTATTGGAG ATGAGGAGAACATTCCATCCAGGGATTTGAACCAGTGGAGGGGTGCACTCACAGAGCACGAGCAACTGCTGAAAAGATGGGAGAAGGCCTGG GAAAGCTGTGATGGCCACAGAGCTTTGTGA
- the sema4d gene encoding semaphorin-4D isoform X1, which translates to MNQFSLADAMTDKGNFTVPKLSESNMGFGVLGVFLGLLLEVSTHGPHAVPRTSWRHQDLDLMEFSEPGVFNYSTLLLSEERDALYVGAREAIFQLSKKNVTVKNNKVLWTVADKPMSMCTTKGKSKERDCLNYIRVLQVVDDERLYVCGTHAFQPQCDYLNLGSFSLDGRHEDGRGKCSFDPSQSFTTVMVDGELYSGTAYNFLGSEPIISRYSPSQSLLRTEYSTSWLNEPSFVFADVIREGKNRADGEDDKIYYFFTEVSVEYEFFGKLLIPRVARVCKGDLGGQRTLQKKWTSFLKAKLVCSMPELNFVFNVVHDVFILKGTDWRDTVIYGVFTSQWGNVGLSAVCAYNMTAVEEVFSKGKYMQKATVEQSHTKWVRYNGVTPSPRPGACINNLMRQQNISSSLHLPDKTLQFVKDHPLLEDPVLPIGNGPRLITKDVNYTQIVVERVRALDKNIYDVIFTGTDKGVLHKSVVFEGEVHIVEEIQLLKNSEPIKNLLLSSETRSLYAGSDSGVVQSPTAFCGRYSSCDDCVLARDPYCAWDPHTAACVNIFDIPSQKLRRLIQSLNGDADVCPSVSGLSQKDYQRVTVKPGSSAELPCLVHSNLAQVMWKSNGSVLTEASRFHLIAENGLLIYSVAPEDQGYYECWSVEWASAAGKNFSRLLAGYILSLDLPPRPPQQAGQPTTTTLGSQETPGTHADAEGNAKTDRAPLTSALAPPSFTSTAFFTSPPQTDSSLTPPPSSTIKFPPKQYLPSPDNVHNPGKQDPAAEYLQHNNSTALLFLFLLFFLLFLAALVYNCYMQYLPAPCLKLRAALLGSHKSTHQQEYTACEAGLMETSTTDKINMTEQPTQNGSQTTQNLRALRDTGYETEPECGNGRIPSHSFGDDSPSQEKPFDVDCESQPIQFADAD; encoded by the exons AGGAAACTTCACCGTTCCGAAGTTATCAGAGTCTAACATGGGATTTGGCGTACTGGGAGTGTTTCTGGGGCTGCTGCTGGAGGTCTCCACCCATGGACCCCACGCTGTGCCTCGAACATCCTGGAGGCACCAAG ATTTAGATCTGATGGAGTTTTCAGAGCCGGGCGTCTTCAACTACTCCACGTTACTGCTGAGTGAGGAAAGAGACGCTCTGTATGTGGGAGCAAGAGAGGCCATCTTTCAGCTCAGCAAGAAGAATGTGACAGTCAAAAACAACAAG GTTCTGTGGACGGTTGCAGACAAACCCATGAGTATGTGCACAACCAAAGGAAAATCAAAAGAG AGGGATTGTTTAAACTACATTCGAGTGCTCCAAGTTGTGGACGATGAGCGGCTGTATGTCTGCGGCACACACGCTTTTCAGCCGCAGTGCGATTACTTG AACCTCGGCAGCTTCTCACTGGACGGTCGACATGAAGACGGCCGAGGGAAGTGCTCCTTCGACCCCTCGCAAAGCTTTACTACTGTCATGGTTG ATGGAGAGCTGTACTCAGGGACGGCTTATAACTTCTTAGGAAGTGAACCGATTATTTCCAGATACTCTCCATCCCAGTCCCTGCTGAGGACAGAGTATTCCACGTCATGGCTCAATG AAcccagttttgtttttgccgACGTGATCAGAGAAGGGAAAAACAGAGCAGATGGCGAGGACGACAAAATCTACTACTTCTTCACTGAGGTGTCAGTGGAGTACGAATTCTTTGGCAAGCTGCTCATCCCCAGGGTGGCGCGCGTCTGTAAG GGTGACCTCGGGGGGCAGCGCACTCTGCAGAAGAAATGGACATCCTTTCTGAAAGCCAAGCTGGTGTGCTCCATGCCGGAGCTCAACTTTGTTTTCAACGTAGTGCATGATGTCTTCATTCTGAAGGGGACGGATTGGAGAGACACGGTCATCTATGGCGTCTTCACTTCTCAGTG GGGTAATGTGGGTTTGTCAGCCGTCTGCGCCTACAACATGACGGCAGTGGAAGAGGTCTTCTCCAAGGGAAAGTACATGCAGAAGGCCACAGTGGAGCAGTCCCACACCAAGTGGGTGCGGTACAACGGCGTCACTCCCTCTCCACGTCCTGGAGCG TGTATCAACAACCTGATGCGACAGCAGAACATCAGCAGCTCGCTCCACTTGCCGGATAAAACCCTTCAGTTTGTGAAGGACCACCCCCTGCTGGAGGATCCCGTCCTGCCCATCGGCAACGGGCCTCGGCTCATCACCAAAGACGTCAATTACACTCAGATTGTCGTGGAAAGAGTCAGAGCGCTCGACAAGAACATTTATGACGTCATCTTCACTGGAACAG ATAAAGGAGTCTTGCACAAGTCAGTGGTGTTTGAAGGAGAAGTTCACATTGTGGAGGAGATCCAACTCCTGAAGAACTCTGAGCCCATCAAAAACTTGCTGCTGTCGTCAGAG ACGCGTTCCCTGTACGCCGGGTCAGACTCGGGTGTGGTCCAGTCCCCTACAGCTTTCTGCGGCAGGTATTCGTCCTGCGATGACTGCGTCTTGGCACGAGACCCGTACTGCGCCTGGGACCCTCACACCGCTGCCTGTGTCAACATCTTTGATATTCCCAGCCAAAAGCTTAG gaggcTAATCCAGAGCCTGAATGGTGACGCAGACGTCTGTCCTTCAG TGTCAGGTCTCTCCCAGAAGGACTACCAGCGTGTGACGGTGAAACCAGGAAGCTCTGCTGAGCTGCCGTGCCTGGTACACTCCAACCTCGCCCAGGTGATGTGGAAATCCAACGGCTCGGTTCTCACCGAGGCGTCTCGCTTCCACCTCATCGCCGAAAACGGGCTCCTCATTTACAGCGTGGCCCCAGAGGATCAAGGCTACTACGAGTGCTGGTCTGTGGAATGGGCCTCTGCTGCCGGGAAGAACTTCAGCCGTCTGCTGGCTGGATACATTCTCAGTCTGGATCTTCCTCCCAGACCCCCACAGCAGGCAGGCcagcccaccaccaccaccctcgGCAGTCAGGAGACGCCCGGTACTCATGCAGATGCAGAAGGTAATGCTAAGACAGACAGAGCCCCACTAACTTCAGCGCTTGCTCCTCCCAGCTTCACATCCACAGCCTTCTTCACCTCCCCACCCCAGACTGACTCATCACTAACCCCGCCTCCCAGCAGCACCATCAAGTTCCCTCCAAAGCAGTATCTTCCCTCTCCAGACAACGTTCACAATCCAGGCAAACAGGACCCAGCGGCTGAGTATTTGCAGCACAACAACAGCACGgcgctcctcttcctctttctgctcttcttcctcctcttcctggcTGCATTGGTGTACAACTGCTACATGCAGTATCTCCCGGCTCCGTGCCTGAAGCTGCGAGCTGCTCTGTTGGGGAGTCACAAGAGCACCCACCAGCAGGAGTACACGGCCTGTGAGGCGGGTTTAATGGAAACCTCCACAACTGACAAAATCAACATGACTGAGCAACCAACGCAGAACGGCAGCCAGACCACTCAGAACCTCCGAGCGCTGCGTGACACCGGGTACGAGACGGAACCGGAGTGCGGCAACGGTCGGATCCCATCCCACAGTTTTGGAGATGACAGCCCCTCACAGGAGAAACCTTTTGATGTGGACTGTGAATCGCAGCCCATCCAGTTTGCAGATGCAGATTAA